In Caproiciproducens sp. NJN-50, the following are encoded in one genomic region:
- a CDS encoding Gfo/Idh/MocA family protein — protein MKKYRFILIGCGRISKNHIAAAAANQDIMELAAVCDPMAEKAEQKADDCQKAAGYRPKVYADYRKALEELEIDCCSIATESGYHAQIALECIRAGKNVLVEKPMALSTKDAEQMLSEAKAHGVTIGVCHQNRFNAPVRELHKALEDGRFGKLVSGTARVLWNRSMPYYEQAPWRGTWAQDGGTLMNQCIHGIDLLQWSLGGEPDTIMAMTGNYLRDIEAEDFGSILIRFKNGAIGIVEGTACVYPKNLEETLSLFGETGTAVIGGLAVNRIQTWNFASPAAQDAEVEKLAGTDPKDVYGSGHNALYRNYIEAVDSHTSPLVSGEEGIKGMKIILAAYKSQKTGLPVKFDSLEFSTLDMTHKDVRVN, from the coding sequence ATGAAAAAATACCGTTTTATCCTGATCGGCTGCGGCCGGATCTCCAAAAATCATATTGCCGCGGCTGCGGCCAACCAAGATATCATGGAGCTTGCCGCCGTCTGTGATCCGATGGCGGAAAAGGCGGAACAGAAGGCGGACGACTGTCAAAAGGCCGCCGGCTACCGGCCGAAGGTGTATGCCGATTACCGCAAGGCCCTTGAGGAACTGGAAATCGATTGCTGTTCCATTGCGACGGAGAGCGGCTACCATGCGCAGATCGCGCTGGAGTGCATCCGCGCGGGCAAAAACGTGCTGGTGGAAAAACCGATGGCTCTTTCCACCAAAGACGCCGAGCAGATGCTCAGCGAAGCGAAGGCGCACGGCGTGACGATCGGCGTCTGCCACCAGAACCGGTTCAACGCGCCGGTGCGGGAACTGCACAAAGCGCTGGAGGACGGCCGGTTCGGCAAACTGGTCAGCGGCACCGCCCGCGTCCTGTGGAACCGCTCGATGCCCTATTACGAACAGGCGCCGTGGCGCGGCACATGGGCGCAGGACGGCGGGACGCTGATGAATCAGTGCATCCACGGAATCGACCTGCTGCAGTGGAGCCTGGGCGGAGAACCGGATACCATTATGGCGATGACCGGGAATTATCTGCGGGACATCGAGGCGGAGGATTTCGGATCGATTCTGATCCGCTTTAAAAACGGCGCGATCGGCATTGTGGAGGGGACCGCCTGCGTTTACCCAAAGAACCTGGAGGAGACACTCTCCCTGTTTGGGGAGACCGGCACGGCTGTGATCGGCGGACTCGCGGTCAACCGCATCCAGACCTGGAATTTCGCATCTCCCGCCGCGCAGGACGCGGAGGTGGAAAAGCTGGCCGGAACAGACCCGAAGGACGTGTACGGCAGCGGCCATAACGCGCTCTATCGGAACTATATCGAGGCGGTCGACAGCCACACTTCTCCGCTGGTCAGCGGAGAAGAGGGAATCAAGGGGATGAAGATCATCCTGGCGGCCTACAAGTCCCAGAAGACGGGCCTGCCGGTAAAATTCGACAGCCTTGAATTTTCAACGCTCGATATGACGCATAAAGACGTGCGGGTCAACTGA
- a CDS encoding nucleotide sugar dehydrogenase, with protein MSNVKKELLDKIEKKTAVVGIVGLGYVGLPLAVEFAKAGYRTIGFDVQAKKVESVNGGHNYIGDIVGDTLKDMVESGKLSATSDFSFIEGVDAVAICVPTPLDKYQQPDISYVKGSAESVAKYAHGGMLVILESTTYPGTTEELLKPIFEANGLTCGEDFYLAFSPERVDPGNKQYKTKNTPKVVGGVGSDSTTVAAALYRSVLAGGVFEVSCPAVAEMEKLLENTYRNINIGLVNEMAIICHRMGINVWEVIEAAKTKPYGFQAFYPGPGLGGHCIPLDPFYLAWKAREYDYHTRLIETSGEINTGMPEYVVQRAMEVLNRDKKAMNGAKVLVLGVAYKADIDDYRESPALNVVDLLISKGADTTFFDPYIPEYKYKDKVHTGAKELTDEMLKSSDIVILCTAHSCFDYPKIQALSQEVFDTRNAMKDVENRSNIELL; from the coding sequence ATGTCGAATGTAAAAAAGGAACTGTTGGATAAAATTGAAAAGAAAACAGCCGTGGTCGGCATTGTCGGGCTCGGCTATGTCGGGCTTCCGCTCGCCGTCGAGTTTGCCAAAGCGGGCTACCGGACGATCGGGTTCGACGTTCAGGCGAAAAAAGTGGAATCCGTAAACGGGGGCCACAATTATATCGGCGATATCGTCGGCGACACGCTGAAGGATATGGTGGAAAGCGGAAAGCTCTCCGCGACCTCAGACTTTTCGTTCATCGAAGGGGTGGACGCCGTGGCGATCTGCGTGCCGACCCCGCTCGACAAATATCAGCAGCCGGATATCAGCTACGTCAAGGGCTCTGCGGAATCCGTAGCCAAATATGCCCACGGGGGCATGCTGGTCATCCTGGAATCCACCACGTATCCGGGCACGACCGAGGAACTTCTCAAGCCGATTTTTGAGGCGAACGGCCTGACCTGCGGCGAGGATTTTTACCTTGCGTTCTCCCCGGAGCGCGTCGACCCGGGCAACAAGCAGTACAAGACGAAAAACACCCCGAAGGTGGTCGGCGGCGTCGGTTCCGATTCCACGACGGTCGCCGCGGCGCTTTACCGCAGCGTGCTGGCCGGCGGGGTTTTTGAGGTTTCCTGCCCGGCTGTGGCGGAAATGGAAAAGCTGCTGGAAAACACCTACCGCAACATCAACATCGGCCTCGTCAACGAAATGGCGATCATCTGCCACCGCATGGGGATCAACGTCTGGGAGGTCATCGAGGCCGCGAAGACAAAGCCCTACGGCTTTCAGGCGTTTTATCCGGGCCCGGGTCTCGGCGGCCACTGCATTCCGCTCGATCCTTTCTATCTGGCGTGGAAAGCCCGCGAGTACGACTACCACACACGGCTGATCGAAACCTCCGGCGAGATCAACACGGGAATGCCGGAATATGTGGTGCAGCGCGCGATGGAGGTCCTGAACCGGGACAAAAAGGCGATGAACGGCGCGAAGGTGCTGGTCCTCGGTGTCGCTTATAAAGCCGATATCGACGATTACCGCGAAAGCCCGGCGCTCAACGTGGTTGACCTGCTCATCTCCAAGGGAGCGGACACAACGTTTTTTGACCCATATATTCCGGAATATAAATATAAAGACAAAGTCCACACCGGCGCGAAGGAACTGACGGACGAAATGCTGAAATCGTCGGACATCGTCATTCTCTGTACGGCCCATTCGTGTTTTGACTATCCAAAGATTCAGGCGCTTTCGCAGGAAGTGTTCGACACCCGCAACGCGATGAAGGATGTCGAGAACCGTTCCAACATCGAGCTGCTTTAA
- a CDS encoding DegT/DnrJ/EryC1/StrS family aminotransferase, protein MQLAFNDLGAQYRRLKKEIDAGIAGVIESSHFISGPQVEQLEQELASYVGRKYCVSVGSGTDALLMPLMAEKIGPGDAVFVPAFTFFASAEVVSLCGATPVFCDSDPETFNLSPKSLEMQIAKTLKNGKLKPKAVIAVDLFGQPADFPAIEAVCERHGLLLIEDAAQGFGGAIGEKKACSFGKYAGTSFFPAKALGCYGDGGAVFTDDEEACQLLLSLRVHGKGSFKYENVRIGLNARLDTLQAAILLPKLHAFDEENEHRRRAAAQYEKLLGGRFRTPVIKDGFSSGFGYYTLKAENPQERTRILDGLKAKGIPAMVYYPKPLHLQKVYEPLGYRAGDLPDAERLCDIVFSLPMHGYITDEEIGMVCTALKNL, encoded by the coding sequence ATGCAGCTTGCGTTTAACGATCTCGGCGCTCAATACCGCCGTTTAAAGAAAGAAATCGACGCCGGCATCGCCGGTGTGATCGAGAGTTCCCATTTCATTTCCGGTCCGCAGGTGGAGCAGCTGGAACAGGAGCTTGCCTCCTATGTTGGGAGAAAATACTGCGTTTCTGTCGGCAGCGGCACGGACGCGCTCCTGATGCCTCTGATGGCGGAAAAAATAGGACCGGGCGACGCGGTGTTCGTTCCCGCGTTCACTTTCTTCGCTTCCGCTGAGGTCGTCAGCCTGTGCGGGGCGACTCCCGTGTTCTGCGATTCCGATCCGGAGACGTTTAATCTGAGCCCGAAGTCCCTGGAAATGCAGATTGCAAAGACCCTGAAAAACGGAAAACTGAAACCCAAAGCGGTCATCGCGGTTGATCTGTTTGGTCAGCCGGCGGATTTCCCCGCGATCGAGGCGGTCTGCGAGCGGCACGGTCTGCTCCTGATTGAAGACGCCGCGCAGGGATTCGGCGGCGCGATCGGGGAGAAAAAGGCCTGTTCGTTCGGCAAATACGCGGGAACCAGCTTTTTCCCGGCCAAGGCGCTTGGCTGCTATGGGGACGGCGGCGCGGTTTTTACCGACGATGAGGAAGCCTGTCAGCTTCTCCTGTCCCTGCGCGTGCATGGCAAGGGAAGCTTTAAATATGAAAATGTGCGCATCGGGCTTAACGCCCGCCTCGACACCCTGCAGGCGGCGATCCTGCTGCCGAAGCTGCACGCGTTCGACGAGGAGAACGAGCATCGCAGGCGGGCGGCGGCCCAATATGAAAAGCTTCTGGGAGGCCGATTCCGCACGCCGGTGATCAAAGACGGATTTTCGTCTGGTTTCGGGTATTACACTCTGAAAGCGGAGAACCCTCAGGAGCGGACGAGAATACTGGACGGGCTGAAAGCGAAAGGCATCCCGGCGATGGTCTACTATCCGAAGCCGCTTCATCTCCAGAAGGTGTACGAGCCTTTGGGGTATCGCGCGGGTGACCTGCCGGATGCGGAACGGCTCTGCGACATTGTTTTCAGCCTGCCGATGCACGGGTATATCACGGACGAGGAGATCGGCATGGTCTGCACGGCACTCAAGAATCTTTAA
- a CDS encoding acyltransferase — translation MKESEKYFAHPSACVDEGAEIGAGTKIWHFCHISGGCSVGGGCTIGQNVFIAPNVKIGDYCKIQNNVSVYEGVELGDYVFCGPSMVFTNVQRPRCRYPQRGTQFYARTPVGDGASIGANATIVCGHRIGRNSFIAAGSVVTKDVPDHAIMMGSPARQHGWACECGEKLSEGLVCPKCGRKYVEGENGLKEERK, via the coding sequence GTGAAGGAATCTGAAAAATATTTCGCCCATCCAAGCGCCTGTGTGGACGAGGGCGCCGAAATCGGGGCAGGGACGAAAATCTGGCATTTTTGCCATATCAGCGGCGGCTGCAGCGTGGGCGGCGGCTGCACCATCGGCCAGAATGTGTTTATCGCGCCCAATGTCAAAATCGGGGATTACTGCAAAATCCAGAACAATGTATCCGTTTACGAGGGTGTTGAGCTCGGCGATTATGTTTTCTGCGGGCCGTCCATGGTGTTTACCAACGTGCAGCGGCCGCGCTGCCGTTACCCGCAGCGGGGAACGCAGTTTTACGCCCGCACCCCTGTGGGGGACGGCGCGAGCATCGGCGCAAACGCAACGATCGTCTGCGGGCACCGCATCGGCAGGAATTCGTTTATTGCGGCGGGCAGCGTTGTGACGAAAGACGTGCCCGACCACGCGATCATGATGGGAAGCCCGGCCCGTCAGCATGGCTGGGCCTGCGAATGCGGGGAAAAGCTGAGCGAGGGCCTCGTCTGCCCGAAGTGCGGCAGAAAATATGTGGAAGGCGAAAACGGCCTGAAGGAGGAACGAAAATAA
- a CDS encoding DegT/DnrJ/EryC1/StrS family aminotransferase encodes MNDFQKRDAFIPYNLPDLTQAEIDEVEKTLKSLWVAKGPRTVKFEQEFAEHLGARHAVAMNSCTAALHVALLSAGIGPGDEVITTPMTFASTANTILHCGATPVFADIDYQTGCIDPQEIEKKITKKTKAVVPVHYSGQVCDLDRIYQLADRHGLFVSEDAAHALESRYKGRLIGNGLKGAASYSFYATKNLTTGEGGMLVTDSDDIDAKARIWAGQGMSHNAWNRYAKGGTWRYDICEPGFKYNMFDIQAALGLVQLSRIGEMQARRLAIAEKYQREFGKIDAVEPPFVPDYAEHSWHLYVLRIVPELLTIDRDRFIVELNARNVGTSVHFIPVTEMSAYTKRYGFKKGDFPSTEKHFERIVSLPLYPSLSEEQSDYVVAAVRDIVETYHK; translated from the coding sequence ATGAATGATTTTCAGAAAAGGGATGCTTTTATCCCATATAATCTTCCGGACCTGACACAGGCTGAGATCGATGAAGTGGAAAAAACTCTGAAGTCCCTTTGGGTTGCGAAAGGCCCGCGCACCGTCAAATTCGAGCAGGAATTTGCGGAACATCTGGGCGCCAGGCATGCGGTCGCCATGAATTCCTGCACGGCCGCCCTTCACGTGGCGCTTTTATCCGCCGGAATCGGCCCGGGGGACGAGGTCATCACAACGCCGATGACGTTCGCTTCCACCGCAAACACCATCCTCCACTGCGGCGCGACGCCGGTGTTCGCCGACATCGACTATCAGACCGGCTGCATCGACCCGCAGGAAATCGAAAAGAAAATCACCAAAAAGACGAAAGCGGTCGTCCCGGTCCATTACAGCGGACAGGTCTGCGACCTGGACCGCATCTATCAGCTCGCCGACCGGCACGGCCTGTTTGTTTCGGAGGACGCCGCGCATGCTTTGGAGAGCCGCTACAAAGGCCGCCTGATCGGAAACGGCCTAAAAGGAGCCGCCTCCTACAGCTTTTATGCGACAAAGAACCTGACGACCGGAGAAGGGGGCATGCTCGTCACCGACAGCGACGACATCGACGCGAAAGCGCGCATCTGGGCCGGACAGGGAATGAGCCACAACGCCTGGAACCGCTATGCGAAGGGCGGCACATGGCGGTACGATATCTGTGAGCCCGGTTTCAAATACAACATGTTCGACATCCAGGCCGCGCTTGGTCTCGTACAGCTCTCCCGCATCGGAGAAATGCAGGCGAGGCGTCTCGCAATCGCAGAGAAATACCAGCGCGAATTCGGCAAAATCGACGCGGTGGAACCGCCGTTTGTTCCGGATTACGCAGAGCATTCCTGGCACCTGTACGTCCTGCGGATCGTCCCCGAGCTCCTCACCATTGACCGCGACCGCTTCATCGTGGAGCTGAACGCGCGAAACGTCGGCACCAGCGTGCATTTCATCCCGGTGACGGAGATGAGCGCCTATACCAAGCGGTACGGATTCAAAAAGGGAGATTTCCCAAGCACGGAAAAGCACTTTGAGCGCATCGTTTCGCTGCCGCTTTATCCGAGTTTATCGGAAGAACAATCGGATTACGTCGTGGCCGCCGTGCGCGACATCGTCGAGACCTATCATAAATAG
- a CDS encoding HD domain-containing protein, with product MVLSEGEKAYFSECVAELLRSDLVRQMDAFVQHADVSCLDHCISVAYTSLWLSSRLGISVDRRSMIRGALLHDFFLYDWHEKNGRKGLHGFTHPRTALENAQRQFILNDLEKNIILRHMWPLTPIPPKYRESFIVSFSDKFCSVVETLRLCGPGRTAAGK from the coding sequence ATGGTTCTTTCCGAAGGAGAAAAGGCGTATTTTAGTGAGTGTGTTGCCGAGCTGCTTCGTTCGGACCTGGTTCGGCAGATGGACGCCTTTGTTCAGCATGCCGATGTGTCCTGCCTTGACCACTGTATTTCCGTTGCTTACACCAGCTTGTGGCTGAGCAGCCGCCTGGGGATCTCCGTGGACCGCCGGAGCATGATCCGGGGTGCCTTGCTGCACGATTTTTTTCTGTACGACTGGCATGAAAAAAACGGCAGGAAGGGATTGCACGGGTTTACACATCCCCGAACGGCGCTGGAAAACGCGCAGCGGCAATTTATTTTAAATGATCTGGAAAAGAATATCATCCTGCGGCACATGTGGCCGCTGACGCCGATCCCCCCGAAATACAGGGAGAGCTTCATTGTCAGCTTTTCAGATAAATTCTGTTCCGTTGTGGAAACGCTTCGGCTGTGCGGGCCGGGGCGGACAGCGGCCGGCAAATAA
- a CDS encoding AbrB/MazE/SpoVT family DNA-binding domain-containing protein, with translation MKSTGIVRKVDELGRIVLPKELRVTLNINEKDPLQIFVDDDNRIILQKYEPACIFCSGMNGIISFGGHNICRDCLEKLAKKAGEESKKADL, from the coding sequence TTGAAATCAACAGGAATCGTGAGGAAAGTTGATGAATTGGGCCGCATTGTGCTGCCGAAAGAGCTGAGGGTGACTTTGAATATAAATGAAAAGGATCCTCTCCAGATATTCGTTGACGATGATAATCGGATCATTCTTCAAAAATATGAACCTGCATGTATCTTCTGCAGCGGAATGAATGGGATTATCAGTTTTGGAGGGCATAATATTTGCCGTGACTGTCTTGAGAAACTGGCAAAAAAAGCGGGGGAAGAGTCGAAGAAAGCCGATCTCTGA
- a CDS encoding nucleoside recognition domain-containing protein encodes MNKLLNYIWAGMILFSVICAVITGRMEQLSGAVLSGASDAVTLVLTMTGMMCAWTGLMKIADEGGLTALLSKALNPIMRLLFPDCKPGGPAVKAMCMNITANLLGLGNAATPLGIAAMKELKKNNPTQTADNSMATFVVLNTASIQLIPTFLGTMRAQYGSAAPFDILPAVWITSVCSVIVGLTAAKLMEGFSGG; translated from the coding sequence ATGAACAAACTGTTAAATTACATCTGGGCCGGCATGATTCTTTTCAGTGTAATCTGCGCCGTCATCACCGGAAGAATGGAACAGCTTTCCGGCGCCGTTTTAAGCGGCGCCTCCGACGCGGTGACCCTGGTGCTCACCATGACCGGCATGATGTGCGCCTGGACCGGCCTGATGAAAATCGCCGACGAAGGCGGGCTGACAGCGCTTTTGTCGAAGGCGCTGAATCCGATCATGCGCCTGCTGTTTCCCGACTGCAAGCCGGGCGGACCCGCTGTCAAAGCGATGTGCATGAACATCACGGCAAATCTGCTCGGCTTGGGCAACGCCGCCACGCCTCTGGGGATCGCCGCCATGAAAGAGCTGAAAAAGAACAATCCGACGCAGACCGCGGACAATTCCATGGCGACGTTTGTCGTTCTGAACACGGCTTCCATCCAGCTGATCCCCACATTTCTTGGAACCATGAGAGCCCAGTACGGCTCCGCCGCGCCGTTTGACATCCTGCCGGCAGTCTGGATCACCTCCGTCTGTTCCGTGATCGTCGGACTGACGGCGGCAAAGCTGATGGAGGGTTTTTCCGGTGGATAA